A genomic segment from Symbiobacterium terraclitae encodes:
- a CDS encoding Hpt domain-containing protein: MGDGRKERNSFMPNMPEYEALRREYLQGVVERAGQLRAGAEALRRGEDADLRALRQEVHKLRGSGGFYGYRSLSEAAGRAEDALNLVLDGELPRNDAQLADLLDQVIAEIEAAAK; this comes from the coding sequence GTGGGTGACGGACGAAAGGAGCGGAACAGCTTCATGCCCAACATGCCTGAGTACGAGGCGCTGCGCCGGGAGTACCTGCAGGGGGTCGTCGAGCGGGCCGGGCAGCTGCGCGCAGGGGCGGAGGCGCTGCGGCGGGGCGAGGACGCGGACCTGCGGGCGCTCCGGCAGGAGGTGCACAAGCTGCGGGGGTCGGGCGGCTTCTACGGCTACCGGAGCCTCTCGGAGGCGGCGGGCCGGGCCGAGGACGCCCTGAACCTCGTGCTGGACGGCGAGCTCCCCCGGAACGACGCCCAGCTGGCCGACCTGCTCGATCAGGTGATTGCCGAAATTGAGGCGGCGGCGAAATAG
- a CDS encoding YwiC-like family protein encodes MQVRWGRPPLPREHGAWAMLLTPPVVALMALGPDVGGVHAMLGWFSAYAARGPLEVLLGWGASGRAGMAQGEPEAARFWLVAFALLAALFLTPSILRQPQLLLLLAVALALALSVFWFAQHGEQRSLVAGLIAVTGLMAGAPLYDLAASAGVTPRGWALTYACFAFFAGSVFRVKTMARERRHSAFHGISVAVHLAFLAGAVAGSALGWFPALLPLAVLPPLVWAVVCAWRARQGRAANLNRVGMSEVYLTICFAALAVLALRMPF; translated from the coding sequence ATGCAGGTTCGTTGGGGCCGCCCGCCGTTGCCCCGGGAGCACGGCGCCTGGGCGATGCTCCTCACGCCGCCGGTCGTTGCCCTCATGGCGCTGGGGCCGGACGTCGGAGGCGTCCACGCCATGCTGGGCTGGTTCTCGGCCTACGCCGCCCGCGGCCCGCTGGAGGTGCTGCTGGGCTGGGGCGCGTCCGGCCGGGCCGGCATGGCCCAGGGCGAGCCGGAGGCGGCCCGCTTCTGGCTGGTTGCCTTCGCCCTCCTGGCAGCGCTCTTCCTCACGCCCTCGATCCTCCGCCAGCCGCAGCTGCTGCTCCTCCTGGCGGTTGCGCTGGCGCTGGCGCTCTCCGTCTTCTGGTTCGCCCAGCACGGGGAGCAGCGCTCGCTCGTCGCCGGCCTGATCGCCGTGACGGGGCTCATGGCCGGCGCGCCGCTCTACGACCTGGCGGCATCCGCCGGCGTTACGCCCCGGGGCTGGGCGCTCACCTACGCCTGCTTCGCCTTCTTCGCCGGGTCGGTCTTCCGGGTGAAGACCATGGCCCGTGAGCGCCGCCACAGCGCCTTCCACGGGATCTCGGTCGCCGTGCACCTCGCCTTCCTCGCCGGGGCCGTCGCGGGGTCCGCACTGGGCTGGTTCCCGGCCCTGCTGCCCCTGGCCGTGCTGCCGCCGCTGGTCTGGGCGGTGGTCTGCGCCTGGCGCGCCCGGCAGGGGCGGGCGGCCAACCTGAACCGCGTGGGGATGTCTGAGGTCTACCTGACCATCTGCTTCGCGGCCCTCGCTGTGCTGGCGCTGCGGATGCCCTTCTGA